A DNA window from Verrucomicrobiia bacterium contains the following coding sequences:
- a CDS encoding DUF2207 domain-containing protein, whose amino-acid sequence MIRRYCWIVCITFIWLAIFPASAALERISHFDSQITVQSNATLLVTETIDVTADGQQMKHGIYRDFPQLYHGKFGLRVRTRFDVLNVERDGKPEPYHLEKRDNGVRVYIGSATALLPSGQHSYRITYKTGRQLGFFDTHDELYWNVTGNAWSFPIDLATATVTLPTGAMPHDLIAYTGAQGSRATNYSVEMINGNAHFETTRRLNVHEGLTIVVEWPKGFVVAPTIQTKGMALMSDNQGLTLATICFFFLLLYYIAAWMMVGRDLAHGIIMARSSPPEKFSPAAVRYLVRMGFDDKAFAAAILNLAVKGKITIREEARKQYILTRTDADYDDLLPEEKTLLQNLLDRGRPLRLIQAHYSTLQNARKELQRQLKQSEEEIYFKRNWRYWLPGLIFSVVPVIISLMDASDIATALFMFVWLTPWTAVVTLLISQVLSSTRRGYGIKSLPLALFSLPFLAGEVLGIWFLVHSTSIWVVAIFVCSISLNGIFYHLMKAPTLAGRKILDQIEGFKLFLSGAEKDRLNVENPPDQTPALFEKFLPYALALGIEQKWSEQFAQILKEATIGPRGASYMPLWYQGAAWSALDVAAFGTSLGTTFSSTIASAATAPGESSGGSSGGSGGGGSSGGGGGGGGGGGW is encoded by the coding sequence ATGATTCGCCGTTATTGCTGGATAGTCTGCATCACGTTTATCTGGCTGGCGATATTTCCCGCTTCGGCGGCCTTGGAACGTATCTCCCATTTCGACAGCCAGATTACCGTCCAATCGAATGCCACGTTGCTGGTCACGGAGACGATTGATGTCACCGCCGACGGGCAGCAGATGAAGCACGGCATCTACCGCGATTTTCCGCAACTTTACCACGGCAAGTTCGGCCTGCGCGTGCGCACTCGTTTCGACGTGCTCAACGTGGAACGCGACGGGAAACCGGAGCCGTACCATCTCGAAAAGCGCGACAACGGCGTGCGCGTTTATATCGGTTCCGCGACGGCGCTGCTGCCGTCCGGCCAGCATTCTTATCGCATCACTTACAAGACCGGTCGTCAGTTGGGTTTCTTTGATACGCACGACGAACTTTATTGGAACGTCACCGGCAACGCCTGGTCATTTCCCATTGATCTGGCCACCGCCACAGTGACCTTGCCCACCGGCGCGATGCCGCACGATCTTATCGCCTATACCGGCGCACAGGGCAGTCGCGCGACCAATTATTCTGTGGAAATGATCAACGGTAATGCACACTTTGAAACCACTCGCCGGCTCAATGTTCATGAAGGCCTCACCATTGTTGTTGAATGGCCGAAAGGTTTTGTCGTCGCTCCCACCATCCAGACCAAGGGGATGGCGCTGATGTCGGATAATCAAGGCCTCACTCTCGCTACGATTTGTTTCTTTTTCCTTCTGCTTTATTATATCGCGGCGTGGATGATGGTGGGCCGCGATCTCGCCCACGGCATCATCATGGCCAGGTCTTCACCGCCTGAAAAATTTTCTCCCGCCGCTGTCCGTTATCTGGTGCGCATGGGTTTTGACGATAAGGCTTTTGCTGCCGCGATCCTTAATCTCGCTGTCAAGGGCAAGATCACCATCCGCGAAGAGGCGCGCAAACAATATATCCTCACGCGTACGGATGCCGATTATGACGACCTGCTGCCCGAGGAAAAAACGCTGCTGCAAAATCTGCTCGACCGCGGACGTCCTCTGCGCCTCATACAAGCGCATTATTCCACCCTCCAGAACGCGCGCAAAGAATTGCAACGCCAGTTAAAACAATCGGAGGAGGAAATTTACTTCAAACGCAACTGGCGTTATTGGCTGCCGGGATTAATTTTTTCCGTCGTGCCCGTGATCATTTCGTTGATGGACGCCAGCGACATCGCGACTGCGCTGTTCATGTTCGTCTGGCTCACGCCGTGGACGGCAGTCGTGACACTGCTTATCTCCCAGGTCCTCAGTTCCACGCGCCGTGGCTACGGCATAAAGAGTTTGCCACTCGCCTTGTTCTCCTTGCCCTTCCTCGCGGGCGAGGTTTTGGGCATCTGGTTTTTGGTGCATAGCACTTCGATTTGGGTCGTGGCGATTTTCGTTTGCAGCATCTCGCTCAATGGAATTTTTTATCACCTCATGAAGGCGCCCACGCTCGCCGGACGAAAAATCCTCGATCAGATCGAGGGCTTCAAATTATTCCTCAGCGGCGCGGAGAAGGATCGGTTGAACGTGGAAAATCCGCCGGACCAAACCCCGGCATTATTCGAGAAGTTTTTGCCTTATGCGCTCGCACTCGGCATCGAGCAAAAATGGTCGGAACAATTCGCGCAAATTTTGAAAGAGGCAACCATCGGCCCGCGTGGCGCAAGTTATATGCCCTTGTGGTATCAGGGGGCTGCGTGGAGTGCGCTGGACGTGGCCGCGTTTGGCACTTCTCTCGGCACGACTTTCTCAAGCACGATCGCGTCGGCGGCGACTGCACCCGGTGAAAGCTCCGGCGGAAGCAGTGGTGGGAGCGGTGGCGGTGGTTCGTCAGGTGGTGGAGGTGGCGGTGGCGGCGGTGGCGGATGGTAA
- a CDS encoding M42 family metallopeptidase: protein MRDSSLKFLERLVNTPSPTGHESRGQRVWLDYAKQYADTTYSDAYGNCVAVLNKGGSPRLMLAAHADEIAMAVNFIDGEGFIYVRKMGGVDAAITKAQRVTIHTRDGAVRGVVGNVAPHLSKHDDAHKVPKIHEIFIDIGVSSRKDAEKLVRIGDPITLNDEFELLRNDLAVARAFDNRIGTFAVAETLRLLSDAKLEAEVCAVSNIQEEVGLLGARQIAYSLKPDVALVVDVTHATDYPTVNKAQHGNTKIGEGPTVTHGGCNHVEVVRRLEQLAKAKKIPLQHEAMSSTSGTDTDVIFWTRGGIPSALISLPNRYMHSPVELVSLKDLEKIPELLAAFARSLKSGEEFKVKI, encoded by the coding sequence ATGCGTGATAGTTCATTGAAATTTTTGGAGAGGTTGGTGAATACGCCGAGCCCGACGGGCCACGAATCGCGCGGCCAACGGGTGTGGCTGGATTACGCCAAGCAATACGCCGACACGACTTATTCCGATGCTTACGGGAATTGCGTGGCGGTTTTGAACAAGGGTGGTTCGCCACGATTGATGCTCGCCGCGCACGCGGATGAAATCGCGATGGCGGTGAATTTCATTGATGGCGAGGGTTTCATTTATGTTCGCAAAATGGGGGGCGTGGATGCCGCGATCACGAAGGCCCAGCGCGTCACCATTCATACCCGCGACGGAGCGGTGCGCGGGGTGGTCGGCAACGTCGCGCCGCATCTCAGCAAGCATGACGACGCGCATAAGGTTCCGAAGATACACGAAATTTTTATTGATATCGGCGTGAGCAGCCGCAAGGACGCGGAGAAGTTGGTGCGCATCGGCGACCCGATCACGTTGAACGATGAGTTTGAGTTGTTGCGCAATGATCTGGCGGTGGCGCGCGCGTTTGACAATCGCATTGGGACGTTCGCGGTCGCGGAGACGCTGCGTTTGTTGAGTGACGCCAAGCTCGAGGCGGAAGTTTGCGCGGTGTCGAATATTCAGGAGGAGGTCGGGTTGCTGGGCGCGCGGCAGATTGCGTATTCGCTGAAACCGGATGTCGCGCTGGTCGTGGATGTCACGCACGCGACGGATTATCCGACCGTGAACAAGGCGCAACATGGCAACACAAAAATCGGCGAAGGCCCGACGGTGACGCACGGTGGTTGCAATCACGTCGAGGTGGTGCGCCGTCTCGAACAACTCGCGAAGGCCAAAAAAATTCCGCTGCAACACGAAGCGATGTCTTCCACGAGCGGCACGGATACGGATGTGATTTTTTGGACGCGCGGCGGCATTCCGAGCGCGCTGATCAGCCTGCCGAATCGTTACATGCATTCGCCGGTGGAGTTGGTGAGTTTGAAAGACCTGGAAAAAATTCCCGAGTTGCTCGCGGCGTTTGCGCGTTCGCTCAAGAGTGGTGAGGAATTCAAAGTGAAGATTTGA
- a CDS encoding M48 family metalloprotease, with translation MDASPENNPAPDSDSQSAECIIKLPRISPVYRLTVLVVCAAMVLLPLIYFAFAAAVGLGVLYFAVHYYHVLTEGSLRFEVIGLFPFYAVPLVGGILLTLLLIKPFFAPRRADPEMFPLTEEDAPELFDLIRWICQVLHAPLPSRVEVNCSVNASVGLRGTTRRMFNNDVVLSIGLPLVAGLNCQQLAGVIAHEYGHLSRGKTMRADFFIQQINRWFYDAVYEPDDWDLYLREKCEDENQRLSLVIFLSVLRAGIAVGRGVLWLLLVTGNLFSSLLSRQMEFDADQYELKISGSKNFISTTLRLQQLNLGLATAQKQMIAKWRKEQKLFDRIPDFIVSRADEISADTQEVHYARVFRRQTGLFDRHPSDAERTRRAREANEAGVLEATAPARNLFGNYRELSRCLTLFFYRDLIGAAFSSESLVSHEKNPVYIEHDYDADQANIVRHFIGVATDLRPQVLVENKSLICRPQEILREEIVACQRLMNESLPQARAALSTFTLATQMLERSACASELIAAGFQVEPADFGLSDGDTDAAQTEMRLEMEKAGKELEIFEMAGRLRLLNAVQLLPLPWMAARIPEAVKLQDEAREMIHVLSRLENVFRPLQELRALCVTLKMLLAYSQTQPAADNAAMILENICMETQERVNAIQEITAQIRYPFEHETGHVMIGEFLRNKEYHVEPRELTLREGRSHVENLFRLYHRLLARVASICALVENEIARQADEAESAGRG, from the coding sequence ATGGACGCTTCGCCTGAAAATAATCCCGCCCCGGATTCCGATTCACAATCGGCGGAATGCATCATCAAGCTTCCACGCATCTCACCGGTCTATCGCCTCACGGTGCTGGTGGTTTGCGCGGCGATGGTTTTGTTGCCACTGATTTATTTCGCCTTCGCGGCGGCGGTGGGATTGGGCGTTCTTTATTTCGCCGTTCACTATTATCACGTTTTGACGGAGGGTAGTTTGCGATTCGAAGTCATTGGACTTTTTCCTTTTTACGCGGTCCCGCTTGTCGGCGGAATTCTTCTGACACTGTTGCTCATCAAACCATTTTTTGCGCCGCGCCGCGCTGATCCGGAAATGTTTCCGCTCACCGAAGAAGACGCGCCAGAGTTGTTCGACTTGATTCGCTGGATTTGCCAGGTCTTGCACGCGCCGCTGCCGAGCCGCGTGGAGGTGAATTGCAGCGTCAATGCCAGCGTGGGTTTGCGTGGCACGACACGCCGCATGTTCAACAACGATGTAGTGCTATCCATCGGATTGCCGCTGGTGGCGGGGTTGAATTGCCAGCAACTCGCGGGCGTGATTGCGCATGAGTACGGCCATCTCTCGCGCGGCAAAACCATGCGCGCGGATTTTTTTATCCAGCAAATCAATCGCTGGTTTTACGACGCGGTTTATGAGCCGGACGATTGGGATTTATACCTGCGCGAAAAATGCGAGGACGAAAATCAGCGGCTGTCGCTGGTCATTTTTCTTAGCGTGTTGCGCGCCGGAATTGCGGTTGGCCGCGGTGTGCTTTGGCTCCTGCTGGTCACGGGGAATTTGTTTAGTTCGCTTTTGTCGCGGCAAATGGAGTTCGACGCCGATCAATACGAATTGAAAATTTCCGGCAGCAAAAATTTCATCAGCACGACCTTGCGCTTGCAGCAATTAAATCTCGGACTAGCGACGGCGCAGAAACAAATGATCGCAAAATGGAGAAAGGAGCAAAAACTTTTTGATCGCATCCCGGATTTTATCGTGAGCCGCGCCGATGAAATTTCCGCCGACACGCAGGAGGTCCATTACGCGCGAGTTTTTCGCCGCCAAACCGGATTGTTCGACCGGCATCCGTCCGATGCCGAGCGCACGCGGCGCGCCCGAGAGGCGAACGAAGCGGGCGTGCTCGAGGCAACTGCGCCCGCGAGAAATCTTTTTGGCAACTATCGCGAACTGTCTCGGTGTCTCACGCTTTTTTTCTATCGCGACTTGATTGGTGCGGCGTTTTCATCGGAATCACTGGTATCACACGAGAAAAATCCGGTTTACATCGAACATGATTACGATGCGGACCAAGCAAACATCGTGCGGCATTTTATTGGCGTCGCGACCGATTTGCGCCCGCAGGTATTGGTCGAAAATAAATCGCTGATTTGCCGTCCGCAGGAAATTTTGCGGGAAGAAATTGTTGCCTGCCAGCGGCTGATGAACGAATCGTTGCCGCAAGCCCGCGCCGCGCTTTCAACTTTCACGCTCGCAACTCAAATGCTCGAACGATCTGCGTGCGCCTCGGAATTGATTGCGGCAGGGTTTCAAGTTGAGCCGGCAGATTTTGGATTGAGTGACGGCGACACCGATGCCGCGCAGACTGAGATGCGTCTTGAAATGGAAAAGGCCGGCAAAGAATTGGAAATTTTTGAGATGGCAGGACGTTTACGCTTGCTGAATGCGGTTCAATTACTCCCGCTGCCCTGGATGGCGGCGCGGATTCCTGAGGCTGTAAAACTTCAGGACGAAGCGCGCGAGATGATCCATGTGCTGTCGCGATTGGAAAATGTTTTTCGACCGTTGCAGGAATTACGGGCGTTGTGCGTGACTTTGAAGATGTTGCTCGCGTATTCGCAGACACAGCCCGCGGCCGACAACGCCGCGATGATTCTTGAAAATATCTGCATGGAGACCCAGGAACGCGTGAATGCCATTCAGGAAATCACGGCGCAGATACGTTATCCCTTCGAGCATGAAACGGGTCACGTGATGATCGGCGAATTTTTGCGCAATAAGGAATATCACGTGGAACCGCGCGAACTGACGTTGCGTGAAGGCAGAAGCCACGTGGAAAATTTGTTCAGGCTTTATCATCGTTTGCTTGCGCGAGTCGCTTCGATTTGTGCGCTCGTCGAAAATGAGATTGCGCGGCAGGCGGATGAGGCGGAATCGGCAGGACGAGGCTGA
- a CDS encoding PTS sugar transporter subunit IIA yields the protein MGRSFIMQNPPPRRVALSQLISPTMIKLHLAGATREAVLTELVSQIPEIADRPEARQTLLRALEEREQLHSTGIGDGVALPHARNALVGLVDHPILVFGRHDTGIPYASIDDSPAQLFFLLIAPTVTEHLAILARISRLLRNPKLRKSLLMVDSPQKVITLIREAEAES from the coding sequence ATGGGCCGCAGTTTCATTATGCAAAATCCCCCACCCCGGCGCGTTGCCCTCAGCCAGCTCATTTCTCCAACAATGATCAAACTGCATTTGGCCGGCGCCACCCGCGAGGCTGTCCTGACCGAACTCGTGAGCCAAATCCCGGAGATCGCCGACCGTCCCGAGGCTCGGCAAACCTTGTTGCGCGCGCTCGAGGAACGCGAACAACTGCACAGCACGGGCATCGGCGATGGTGTTGCCCTGCCGCACGCGCGCAATGCGCTGGTGGGATTGGTGGATCATCCGATCCTCGTTTTTGGCCGGCACGATACCGGAATTCCTTACGCCTCGATTGACGATTCGCCCGCGCAATTATTTTTCCTGCTCATTGCGCCAACGGTTACCGAGCACCTCGCCATTCTCGCGCGCATCAGCCGCCTCCTGCGAAATCCGAAGTTACGGAAAAGTTTGCTGATGGTGGACAGCCCACAGAAAGTCATCACCCTCATTCGCGAAGCGGAAGCGGAAAGTTAG
- a CDS encoding DEAD/DEAH box helicase, which produces MTTKLFSELGISPELLKAIDKLGFEQASPIQAEAIPVLLQGRDVVGQSRTGSGKTAAFAVPAIEKVDPQLRAVQMVILCPTRELAVQVSEEVHKLALFKRGIHALPIYGGQSYERQFLGLKQGAQIVIGTPGRVMDHMRRGTLRLEKVKMVILDEADVMLDMGFREDIEFILQAVPKERQTVFFSATMPRPIQELIQKYSRDPQNVRIEQTALTVPTVEQIYYEVDRRYKIELLTRLIDIHDLKLGIIFCNTKRMVDDLVDHLNAQGYSADRLHGDMSQAMRDRVMNKFRKSGLEFLVATDVAARGIDVDDVQVVFNYDLPYDVEDYLHRIGRTGRAGRSGRAISFAAGRELFQIYNIERYTKVKMHHGRPPTQNEVDEARANVFLEKLRGTLQSGEYKRQDHLIERLLEEGFTSTDIASALLHQLQAGEGVAAAKTVRTETSFRDERPERSDRRSAPRDSRSAPRDSAPTRKPWRTADENAPRPTPAPRIERPILPAPRPPVSPRVVTAPKPIATDDPVKAVPQAPSTPKPTAPTPRPLPFPDRRPAQIALRPSAPPPKISRRTPETQTRLYMNIGEEMDVKPGDVVGAILGETGLPAAVVGTVDIRERHLFVDVASEHANGIISKLNRTRIKNHKLKVKVA; this is translated from the coding sequence ATGACAACGAAACTATTTTCCGAATTGGGCATTTCGCCGGAGTTGCTGAAAGCCATTGATAAACTGGGCTTTGAACAGGCGTCGCCGATTCAGGCAGAAGCGATTCCCGTGCTCTTGCAGGGACGCGATGTCGTCGGGCAATCGCGCACGGGCTCTGGCAAAACTGCGGCTTTCGCCGTACCCGCGATTGAAAAAGTGGATCCGCAGTTGCGTGCGGTGCAGATGGTCATTCTCTGCCCCACGCGCGAACTCGCCGTGCAGGTCTCCGAGGAAGTGCATAAGCTCGCGTTGTTCAAGCGCGGCATTCACGCGCTGCCGATTTATGGCGGCCAATCTTACGAGCGCCAATTTCTCGGGCTCAAGCAAGGCGCGCAGATCGTCATCGGCACGCCGGGCCGCGTGATGGATCACATGCGCCGCGGAACCTTGCGGCTTGAGAAGGTCAAGATGGTGATCCTCGATGAAGCCGACGTCATGCTCGACATGGGTTTCCGCGAGGACATCGAATTCATTTTGCAGGCGGTCCCCAAGGAGCGGCAGACGGTTTTTTTCTCGGCGACGATGCCGCGCCCAATCCAGGAGTTGATCCAAAAATATTCGCGCGATCCCCAGAATGTGCGCATCGAACAAACCGCGCTGACGGTCCCGACGGTCGAGCAGATTTACTACGAGGTGGATCGCCGTTATAAAATCGAACTGCTCACGCGGCTGATTGATATTCACGATCTCAAACTCGGCATCATTTTTTGCAATACCAAGCGCATGGTGGATGATCTCGTGGATCATTTGAATGCGCAGGGTTATTCCGCCGACCGCCTGCACGGCGACATGAGCCAGGCCATGCGCGATCGCGTGATGAATAAATTTCGCAAGTCCGGTCTCGAATTTCTCGTCGCCACCGACGTCGCGGCGCGGGGCATTGACGTGGACGATGTGCAGGTGGTTTTTAATTACGATTTGCCCTACGACGTGGAGGATTATCTTCATCGCATCGGGCGCACCGGCCGCGCGGGCCGCAGCGGACGGGCGATTTCCTTCGCCGCGGGCCGCGAGCTTTTTCAAATTTACAACATCGAGCGCTACACGAAGGTGAAGATGCATCACGGGCGTCCGCCAACGCAAAACGAAGTGGACGAGGCGCGCGCAAATGTGTTTCTGGAAAAACTGCGCGGCACCTTGCAGAGCGGCGAATATAAGCGCCAGGATCATTTGATCGAACGCCTGCTCGAAGAAGGTTTCACGAGCACCGACATCGCATCGGCGTTGCTGCATCAATTACAAGCTGGCGAGGGCGTTGCTGCCGCGAAAACAGTGCGCACCGAAACTTCTTTCCGCGACGAACGTCCTGAGCGTTCTGACCGCCGTTCCGCTCCTCGTGATTCTCGTTCCGCGCCGCGCGACTCCGCGCCCACTCGCAAGCCCTGGCGAACTGCGGATGAAAACGCACCGCGTCCCACGCCTGCACCGCGCATTGAACGCCCCATTCTACCAGCGCCACGGCCGCCTGTTTCTCCTCGCGTAGTCACGGCTCCAAAGCCTATTGCCACGGATGATCCAGTTAAAGCTGTGCCTCAAGCTCCTTCAACGCCAAAGCCCACCGCGCCAACTCCACGGCCATTGCCTTTCCCCGATCGCCGCCCCGCGCAAATCGCTCTGCGCCCATCTGCGCCGCCGCCAAAAATAAGCCGTCGCACGCCCGAAACTCAGACGCGCCTTTACATGAATATCGGCGAAGAAATGGATGTGAAACCCGGTGATGTTGTCGGCGCGATTCTCGGTGAGACTGGCTTGCCAGCCGCGGTCGTCGGCACGGTGGATATTCGTGAACGGCATTTGTTTGTGGACGTCGCCTCCGAACACGCCAACGGAATCATCTCCAAGCTGAATCGCACGCGCATCAAGAACCACAAGCTGAAGGTCAAGGTCGCGTAG
- a CDS encoding aspartate-semialdehyde dehydrogenase, producing the protein MNSHPHVAVVGATGAVGIEMIKTLEKRNFPVGKLTLLASARSVGKKLKFRGHDVTVTELTADSFKGIDIALFSAGGGISKEFAPLAVKAGCVVVDNSSAFRMESNVPLVVPEINAADVSKHQGIIANPNCTTAITLMALYPLHQAFGVKRIFASSYQAVSGTGAKAIEELERQVGEVVSGKPVTKEVYPHQIAFNVLPHVDSFLPSGYTKEEMKMENEGRKIMHHPAFRASVTCVRVPVYRAHSVAVSAEFERPVTVAAAREVLGKAPGLDLVDAPEKKEYPLPLYVAEKYNCQVGRIRVDCALDNGLCFWVAGDQLLKGAALNAVQIAEVLVQK; encoded by the coding sequence ATGAATAGTCATCCGCATGTTGCTGTGGTCGGTGCGACGGGAGCCGTAGGCATCGAAATGATCAAGACACTGGAGAAGCGAAATTTTCCGGTGGGGAAACTGACTTTGCTGGCTTCGGCCCGGTCGGTGGGCAAAAAGCTCAAGTTCCGCGGTCATGATGTCACGGTGACGGAGTTGACGGCGGATTCGTTCAAGGGAATTGATATCGCGTTATTCAGCGCGGGGGGAGGGATTTCGAAGGAGTTTGCGCCGCTGGCGGTGAAGGCCGGTTGCGTGGTGGTGGATAATTCGAGTGCGTTTCGCATGGAGTCAAATGTCCCGCTGGTGGTTCCGGAGATCAATGCGGCGGATGTGAGCAAGCATCAGGGGATCATCGCGAATCCGAATTGCACAACGGCGATCACGTTGATGGCGCTGTATCCATTGCATCAGGCGTTTGGGGTGAAGCGGATTTTTGCGTCGAGTTACCAGGCGGTGTCGGGCACGGGCGCGAAGGCGATTGAGGAATTGGAGCGTCAAGTGGGCGAAGTCGTCTCGGGCAAGCCGGTGACGAAAGAGGTTTATCCGCATCAGATCGCGTTCAATGTGTTGCCGCATGTGGACTCGTTTTTGCCTTCGGGTTACACGAAGGAGGAAATGAAGATGGAAAATGAGGGCCGCAAGATCATGCATCACCCGGCGTTTCGCGCGAGTGTGACGTGTGTGCGGGTGCCGGTGTATCGGGCGCATTCGGTGGCGGTGAGCGCGGAGTTCGAGAGGCCGGTGACGGTGGCGGCGGCGCGCGAGGTGCTGGGCAAGGCGCCGGGACTGGACCTGGTGGATGCGCCGGAGAAGAAAGAGTATCCGCTGCCGCTGTATGTGGCGGAAAAATATAATTGCCAGGTGGGACGCATCCGTGTGGATTGCGCGCTGGACAATGGGCTTTGCTTTTGGGTGGCCGGGGACCAGTTGCTGAAGGGGGCGGCGTTGAACGCGGTGCAGATCGCGGAAGTTTTGGTCCAAAAGTAG
- a CDS encoding BtpA/SgcQ family protein: MKLRLFPRTKPIIGMIHVGALPGTPANKLSLAKIIADAVREARIYREAGLDGVALENMHDVPYLRDGVGPEIVAAMSIVGQAVKEEFNGVTGIQILAAANCEAMAVAHAAGLDWVRVEGFAFAHVADEGIIDSCAAELLRYRKKIGAEKVQVWADIKKKHSSHAITADISLGETAHAAEFMRADALIVTGPVTGRAPESTDVEEAKSHCEIPVVLGSGMDAANIEKFLPSADAFIVGSAFKRGGHWTNAVDAAMVGKFMKSVERASRHAR; this comes from the coding sequence ATGAAATTGCGGCTTTTTCCACGAACGAAACCCATCATCGGCATGATTCATGTCGGGGCATTACCTGGCACGCCAGCGAATAAATTATCACTCGCAAAAATCATTGCTGATGCGGTGCGCGAGGCGCGGATTTATCGCGAGGCGGGCCTTGACGGCGTGGCGCTGGAAAATATGCATGATGTTCCGTATCTGCGCGACGGTGTGGGGCCGGAGATTGTCGCGGCGATGAGCATTGTCGGGCAGGCGGTGAAAGAGGAATTCAACGGCGTGACGGGCATTCAAATTTTGGCGGCGGCGAATTGCGAGGCGATGGCGGTGGCGCATGCGGCGGGACTGGATTGGGTGCGCGTGGAAGGTTTTGCGTTCGCGCACGTCGCGGACGAAGGCATCATTGATTCGTGCGCGGCAGAGTTGTTGCGTTACCGCAAAAAAATTGGCGCGGAAAAAGTGCAGGTCTGGGCGGACATCAAAAAGAAACATTCTTCCCACGCCATTACTGCCGATATTTCACTGGGTGAAACCGCGCATGCCGCTGAGTTCATGCGTGCCGATGCCTTGATCGTCACGGGGCCGGTGACGGGCCGCGCGCCTGAGTCCACCGATGTTGAGGAAGCGAAGTCGCATTGCGAAATCCCGGTTGTGCTCGGCTCCGGCATGGACGCGGCGAACATCGAAAAATTTTTGCCGTCCGCGGATGCGTTTATTGTCGGCTCCGCTTTTAAGCGCGGCGGACATTGGACCAACGCCGTGGATGCGGCGATGGTCGGGAAATTTATGAAGAGCGTGGAACGCGCTTCGCGCCACGCGCGTTGA
- a CDS encoding tRNA (cytidine(34)-2'-O)-methyltransferase: protein MNIVLVEPEIPPNTGNVARLCAATKTRLHLIEPFGFDLSDKQLKRAGMDYWRQVEWERWAGWAAFQAGLPAGARLWFVESDGPQIYSEARFEPDDYLVFGRETAGLPRQLLEQNRERWLRIPMFNLESRSLNLSNCAALVLFEALRQQGFPGGA from the coding sequence ATGAACATCGTCCTCGTCGAACCCGAAATTCCGCCGAACACCGGCAATGTCGCGCGCCTTTGCGCTGCCACAAAGACGCGCCTGCATCTCATCGAGCCGTTTGGATTTGATCTGAGCGATAAACAGCTTAAGCGCGCCGGGATGGATTATTGGCGGCAGGTCGAGTGGGAACGCTGGGCGGGCTGGGCGGCGTTTCAAGCAGGACTGCCGGCGGGCGCTCGTCTTTGGTTTGTGGAATCGGACGGCCCGCAAATTTATTCCGAGGCGCGTTTTGAACCGGATGACTATTTGGTGTTCGGCCGCGAGACGGCGGGGTTGCCGCGGCAATTATTGGAGCAGAATCGCGAGCGCTGGCTGCGCATTCCCATGTTTAATCTGGAATCGCGCTCGTTGAATTTATCGAACTGCGCCGCGCTGGTTTTATTTGAAGCGTTGCGCCAGCAGGGATTTCCTGGCGGCGCATGA